The Armatimonadota bacterium genome includes a window with the following:
- a CDS encoding transcriptional repressor, whose protein sequence is MNTLESATELPAIDKELKSLGLRLTPQRSHILAVLKAAERPISAYDIYSQLKSTFPHISIDTVYRNLTMFTTIGVALQINLQNSASALFEYQGERHHHHAVCIRCGKNVCVEACPGVPEAKYPQGEEGFHVTGHAFELYGFCAECQKYGTYPARQRADRIRKDEE, encoded by the coding sequence GTGAACACACTTGAATCGGCAACGGAGCTGCCTGCCATCGACAAGGAGCTGAAATCTCTGGGACTGAGGCTGACCCCGCAGCGGAGTCACATCCTTGCCGTGCTCAAGGCTGCGGAGAGGCCGATCTCGGCCTACGACATCTACTCGCAGCTCAAGTCCACGTTCCCCCACATCAGCATCGACACCGTCTACCGGAACCTGACGATGTTCACGACGATCGGAGTGGCGCTGCAGATCAACCTACAGAACTCTGCCAGCGCTCTCTTCGAGTATCAGGGGGAACGGCATCATCATCACGCCGTGTGCATCCGCTGCGGCAAGAACGTTTGCGTGGAGGCTTGTCCGGGTGTGCCGGAAGCCAAGTATCCCCAGGGAGAAGAGGGCTTCCACGTCACGGGACACGCCTTTGAGCTGTACGGGTTCTGCGCCGAGTGCCAGAAATACGGCACCTATCCGGCCAGGCAGCGAGCGGATCGTATTCGCAAAGACGAGGAGTGA
- a CDS encoding cytochrome c oxidase subunit 1: protein MAVDVAGRSHSLPDYLNHRAAYSGILSWVLSTDHKRIGVMYLVSQLTFFLVGVALGFVMRLEMLTPGPTVISNPAVYNAIFTVHGVIMIFLFVIPGLIASFGNFFLPIMIGAKDVAFPFLNLLSWWLFIIGAFVAIASLFTGGLPDTGWTFYVPYSIKTNTNTTLALFGVFILGFSSILTGLNFVTTVHQMRAPGMRWGRMPLFVWAIYATSWIQILATPILGITLLLVMLERVLGIGVFDPARGGDPVLYQHLFWIYSHPAVYIMILPGMGAISEIIPTFARRTIFGYKFIAGSSLAIALFGSLVWAHHMFTAGIGDKAAVIFSLLTFLVAVPSAIKVFNWVSTLYRGSIELRPPMLFALAFIFLFSIGGFTGLMQGALALDIHLHDTYFVVAHFHYVMFGGTGFALFGALHYWFPKMFGRMYSEKIATIAWALMFVGFNVLYFTMLLMGWLGMPRRYYDYLPQYQSWHVVATVGSWILIAGVLLMVGNLLVALKRGEKAPDNPWGGVTPEWSTSSPPPVENFEKTPTFSGGPYDFPTEVAR, encoded by the coding sequence ATGGCAGTTGACGTCGCGGGCAGGTCGCATAGCCTGCCGGACTATCTGAATCATAGAGCCGCATATTCGGGGATCCTGAGCTGGGTGCTCTCCACCGATCACAAGAGGATCGGGGTGATGTATCTGGTCTCCCAGCTGACGTTCTTCCTGGTGGGGGTGGCGCTGGGATTCGTGATGAGGCTGGAGATGTTGACCCCCGGCCCCACGGTGATCTCCAACCCGGCCGTCTACAACGCCATCTTCACCGTGCACGGCGTGATCATGATCTTCCTGTTCGTGATTCCGGGGCTGATCGCGTCGTTTGGGAACTTTTTCCTGCCCATCATGATCGGGGCGAAGGACGTGGCATTCCCGTTCCTGAACCTGCTGAGCTGGTGGCTATTCATCATCGGTGCGTTCGTGGCCATCGCCTCGCTCTTCACCGGTGGGCTGCCGGATACGGGATGGACCTTCTACGTCCCCTACTCCATCAAGACGAACACCAACACGACACTGGCGCTTTTCGGTGTGTTCATCCTCGGCTTCAGCTCCATCCTGACGGGGTTGAACTTCGTCACCACGGTGCACCAGATGCGGGCTCCCGGCATGCGCTGGGGACGCATGCCGCTGTTCGTTTGGGCCATCTACGCCACCAGCTGGATACAGATCCTGGCCACCCCCATCCTGGGGATCACTCTGCTGCTGGTGATGCTGGAGAGGGTTCTCGGCATCGGGGTGTTCGATCCGGCCCGGGGAGGCGATCCGGTGCTGTATCAGCACCTGTTCTGGATCTACTCGCACCCGGCCGTCTATATCATGATCCTGCCGGGTATGGGGGCCATCTCCGAGATCATCCCGACGTTTGCGAGGCGGACGATCTTCGGCTACAAGTTCATTGCAGGATCCAGTCTGGCGATCGCTCTATTCGGGTCGCTGGTCTGGGCACACCACATGTTCACGGCCGGAATCGGCGACAAGGCAGCCGTGATCTTCTCCCTTCTGACCTTCCTGGTGGCGGTGCCAAGCGCCATCAAGGTGTTCAACTGGGTCTCGACGCTCTACCGGGGCTCCATTGAGCTGCGTCCGCCGATGCTGTTCGCTCTGGCGTTTATCTTCCTGTTCAGCATCGGGGGCTTCACGGGTCTGATGCAGGGGGCTCTGGCGCTGGACATCCACCTTCACGACACCTATTTCGTGGTGGCCCACTTCCACTACGTGATGTTCGGCGGGACTGGCTTCGCTCTGTTCGGGGCGCTCCACTACTGGTTCCCCAAGATGTTCGGGCGGATGTATAGCGAGAAGATCGCGACCATCGCCTGGGCGCTGATGTTTGTGGGCTTCAACGTGCTCTACTTCACCATGCTGCTGATGGGGTGGCTGGGGATGCCGCGGCGCTACTATGACTACCTGCCGCAGTATCAGAGCTGGCACGTGGTGGCGACGGTGGGCTCCTGGATCCTGATCGCCGGCGTGCTCTTGATGGTGGGCAACCTTCTGGTGGCTCTGAAGCGTGGAGAGAAGGCACCGGACAACCCGTGGGGTGGCGTGACGCCCGAGTGGAGCACATCCTCCCCGCCGCCAGTGGAGAACTTCGAGAAGACTCCAACGTTCAGCGGCGGTCCCTATGACTTCCCAACGGAGGTTGCCAGGTGA
- the coxD gene encoding cytochrome-c oxidase — translation MEHGHSEKGGHIVSYGTFIGVWLALLMLTALTVAVSGVDLKRLSVLTALAVACIKTSLVLGIFMHLKYEDRIFKVMFLVVVVTLAIFIGLTFTDTTLAR, via the coding sequence ATGGAGCACGGACACAGCGAGAAGGGCGGACATATCGTCAGCTACGGCACGTTCATCGGCGTGTGGCTGGCGCTGTTGATGCTGACGGCCCTGACGGTGGCGGTCTCGGGCGTGGACCTCAAGCGTCTGAGCGTGCTGACAGCTTTGGCTGTGGCGTGCATCAAGACGTCTCTCGTGCTGGGCATTTTCATGCATCTAAAATACGAGGATCGAATCTTCAAGGTGATGTTCCTCGTGGTGGTGGTCACCCTGGCCATTTTCATAGGCCTGACCTTCACCGACACGACGCTGGCAAGGTAG
- a CDS encoding alpha-glucosidase/alpha-galactosidase, with product MRDILTFPALSDATLALMDIDKERLDFITTAVNRIIEAGNYPAKVISTLDRREALDGADGAVCTILQGGVDVFRSDIEIPKKYGVDINVGDTRGPSGIFRALRTIPVMLDICRDIEELCPDALLLNYTNPMAMLCRAMLGETRVKLTGLCHSVQGTAMMLARWIGAPFEEITYLCAGINHQAWYLDFRWNGKDAYPLIREAVETRPEIYNEEQVRNEMFLHLDYYVTESSGHNSEYNAWFRKRPDLIEKYCTHGTGWNPGHYAYILNEYQKVADTWRDHIREQLEAPVRLERGHEYAASIFNAVIGDGEMFEFNGNVLNNGLIDNLPEGCCVEVPVLASRRGLNPMKVGPLPPQLALLNSISAQCEELAVQGAIEGDRRKVFHAICYDPLTSAVLSLAEIRQMVDEMFEANRGWLPQFGMGPQ from the coding sequence GTGCGGGACATCCTGACTTTCCCGGCGCTCTCGGACGCCACGCTGGCGCTGATGGACATTGATAAGGAGCGGCTGGACTTCATCACGACCGCCGTCAACCGGATCATCGAGGCGGGAAATTATCCGGCGAAGGTCATCTCCACACTAGACCGGCGAGAGGCTCTGGACGGAGCGGACGGTGCGGTCTGCACCATCCTGCAGGGAGGGGTGGACGTCTTCCGCAGCGACATCGAGATCCCTAAGAAATACGGCGTGGACATCAACGTGGGAGACACCCGCGGACCGTCGGGGATCTTCCGGGCGCTCAGGACCATCCCGGTGATGCTGGATATCTGCCGGGATATCGAGGAGCTGTGCCCGGACGCCCTGCTGCTGAACTACACAAACCCGATGGCGATGCTGTGCCGGGCGATGCTGGGAGAGACCCGTGTGAAGCTCACCGGGCTGTGCCACAGCGTGCAGGGAACCGCGATGATGCTGGCCCGGTGGATCGGGGCGCCGTTCGAGGAGATCACCTATCTTTGCGCCGGCATCAATCATCAGGCGTGGTATCTGGACTTCCGGTGGAACGGGAAGGACGCATATCCTTTGATCCGGGAGGCCGTGGAGACCCGGCCGGAGATCTACAACGAAGAGCAGGTGCGAAACGAGATGTTCCTGCACCTGGACTACTACGTCACGGAATCCAGCGGGCACAACTCCGAATACAACGCCTGGTTCCGCAAGCGGCCCGATCTCATCGAGAAGTATTGCACGCACGGCACCGGATGGAACCCCGGACATTACGCCTACATCCTGAACGAATACCAGAAGGTGGCGGATACCTGGCGGGATCATATCCGGGAGCAGCTGGAGGCTCCGGTGCGCCTGGAGCGGGGACACGAGTATGCCGCCAGCATCTTCAACGCGGTCATCGGCGACGGGGAGATGTTCGAGTTCAACGGCAACGTGCTAAACAACGGACTAATAGACAACCTGCCGGAAGGATGCTGCGTGGAGGTGCCGGTGCTGGCATCCCGCCGCGGTCTGAACCCGATGAAGGTTGGGCCACTGCCGCCGCAGCTGGCCCTGTTGAACAGCATCAGCGCCCAGTGCGAGGAGCTTGCGGTGCAGGGGGCGATCGAAGGCGACCGCCGGAAGGTCTTCCACGCCATCTGCTACGATCCTCTGACCTCCGCGGTGCTCAGCCTGGCGGAGATCCGGCAGATGGTGGACGAGATGTTCGAGGCCAACCGGGGGTGGTTGCCCCAGTTCGGGATGGGTCCTCAGTAG
- the coxC gene encoding cytochrome oxidase subunit III, translated as MSQTTTPGPGGQAVLREAAHHFDYTGRKLGMWLFLFTELLLFGGLFIAYAIYRHVNFADFHVAAKDLDLVLGTINTVILLTSSLTMALSITAMQKGNRKLALWLVVLTVLCGLAFLIIKYFEWTAKISHGIYPASPELMKLPPGEVRFFGLYYAMTGLHGLHVLIGMVLLIVMAVLIARKPFRVHSFRLDDADEAMAGARPAIVDGEGKPLWKGGIIDENVEQVSVVVRLKPGPQTIQPSDYVSLENAGLYWHLVDIIWIFLFPLFYLIT; from the coding sequence GTGAGCCAGACCACAACGCCCGGTCCCGGAGGCCAGGCGGTTCTCCGCGAGGCCGCGCACCACTTCGACTATACCGGCCGCAAGCTGGGGATGTGGCTGTTCCTTTTCACGGAGCTGCTGCTGTTCGGCGGGCTTTTCATCGCCTACGCCATTTACCGGCACGTGAACTTTGCAGACTTCCACGTTGCCGCCAAAGATCTGGACCTGGTGCTGGGGACTATCAACACGGTCATCCTGCTGACCAGCAGTCTCACGATGGCGCTTTCCATCACGGCGATGCAGAAAGGCAACCGGAAGCTGGCCCTGTGGCTGGTGGTCCTGACGGTGCTCTGCGGGCTGGCGTTTCTCATCATCAAGTATTTCGAGTGGACGGCCAAGATCTCGCACGGGATCTACCCGGCCTCGCCGGAGTTGATGAAGCTCCCCCCGGGAGAAGTCCGGTTTTTCGGCCTCTACTATGCGATGACCGGCCTGCACGGGCTGCACGTGCTGATCGGGATGGTTTTGCTGATCGTCATGGCCGTGCTTATCGCCCGCAAACCGTTCCGCGTGCACTCGTTCCGGCTGGACGATGCGGATGAGGCGATGGCCGGAGCAAGGCCGGCCATCGTGGACGGCGAGGGCAAGCCGCTCTGGAAGGGCGGCATCATTGACGAGAACGTGGAGCAGGTCAGCGTGGTGGTGCGGCTGAAACCAGGGCCGCAGACCATTCAGCCATCGGACTACGTAAGCCTGGAGAATGCTGGGCTTTACTGGCACCTGGTGGATATCATCTGGATCTTCCTGTTCCCCTTGTTTTATCTGATCACCTGA
- the sco gene encoding cytochrome-c oxidase has product MAAGALLACAAFIGNPAAARVTDAAGESSPKVGIVEHLGDSLPADLTFRDENGREVRLGDLVDRPTVLSLVYYSCPGICTPLLTGLAEVLNLMDLRPGKDYRVVTISFDPSDTPKLAAEKKKNYLHLIDRREFPEEAWSFLTGNQEQIDAIAEAVGFRYEKQGKEFVHAAAIYVISPKGKIVRYLYGTSFLPLDLKLALTEASQGRVGPTINKILLFCFNYDPDGRKYVLNTTRIAGTAVLLTALAFVIYLGASSRRRAAADGESNDHGS; this is encoded by the coding sequence TTGGCAGCAGGAGCTCTGCTCGCCTGCGCAGCGTTCATCGGCAATCCGGCGGCGGCGCGGGTGACGGATGCCGCCGGAGAGTCCTCTCCGAAGGTGGGCATTGTGGAGCACCTCGGCGACTCACTGCCTGCGGATTTGACCTTCCGCGACGAGAACGGCCGCGAGGTCCGGCTGGGCGACCTGGTGGACCGTCCCACCGTGCTCTCGCTGGTCTATTACAGTTGCCCGGGGATCTGCACGCCGCTCCTCACCGGCCTTGCCGAGGTCCTGAATCTGATGGATTTGCGCCCGGGCAAGGATTACCGGGTTGTCACAATCAGCTTCGATCCCTCCGACACGCCGAAGCTGGCGGCGGAGAAGAAGAAGAACTACCTGCACCTGATAGACAGGCGGGAGTTTCCCGAGGAGGCGTGGAGCTTCCTGACTGGCAACCAGGAGCAGATCGACGCCATCGCGGAGGCTGTTGGCTTCCGGTACGAGAAACAGGGCAAGGAGTTCGTACACGCGGCAGCCATCTATGTGATCAGCCCCAAGGGCAAGATCGTGCGCTACCTCTACGGCACCTCGTTCCTGCCGCTGGACCTGAAGCTGGCTCTGACCGAGGCGTCCCAGGGGCGGGTTGGGCCAACAATCAACAAGATCCTGCTGTTCTGTTTCAACTACGACCCGGACGGCCGCAAGTACGTTTTGAACACAACCCGGATCGCCGGCACCGCAGTTCTGCTGACGGCGCTTGCGTTCGTGATCTACCTCGGCGCCAGCTCGCGCCGCAGAGCCGCTGCTGACGGAGAAAGCAACGACCATGGCAGTTGA
- a CDS encoding oxidoreductase produces MAKPIGAAVVGTGWVSGEHIRWYNADPRFRVVAVCGRTVEKARQKALECGLSDVRCYDDYFKMLADPDVQAVSICTPPHLHPEQTIQAAEAGKHILIEKAVANDPASLGKMLRAVESAGVRTVVSFVLRWNPQFLLIRGMLDDGATGRIFYAEVDYWHNIGPQYPQYRWNVKKEIAGSSFLSAGCHAVDAIRFFTGDEVEEVSAYSTQVNLDYEYPPTVVGILKFRGGAVGKVSSILEGRFPYLFNIDLLGEKGSIRDNRIWAPELFEGSTGWVEVPTIRPDSGDVTHHPFQGEIAHFGDCIASGTESFVNLADAAKTHAVCYALDRSAALGRPVKLEQIYEEMQ; encoded by the coding sequence ATGGCAAAGCCCATCGGGGCCGCAGTCGTCGGAACAGGGTGGGTCTCGGGCGAGCACATCCGTTGGTATAACGCGGACCCGCGCTTCCGCGTGGTGGCCGTCTGCGGCAGGACAGTCGAAAAAGCGCGGCAGAAAGCGCTGGAATGCGGACTCTCAGACGTCCGCTGCTACGACGACTACTTCAAGATGCTGGCCGATCCGGACGTCCAGGCGGTCTCCATCTGCACCCCACCCCATCTGCATCCCGAGCAGACCATCCAGGCGGCGGAGGCCGGCAAGCATATCCTGATCGAGAAAGCGGTCGCAAACGACCCGGCGTCTCTGGGAAAGATGCTGCGGGCCGTGGAGTCCGCCGGGGTCCGGACTGTGGTCAGCTTCGTGCTCCGCTGGAATCCCCAGTTCCTTCTGATACGCGGAATGCTGGATGACGGCGCAACGGGGAGAATCTTCTACGCGGAGGTGGATTACTGGCACAACATCGGGCCGCAGTATCCACAGTACCGATGGAACGTCAAGAAGGAGATCGCAGGCAGCTCGTTCCTGTCGGCAGGCTGCCACGCCGTGGACGCCATCCGGTTCTTCACGGGTGACGAGGTGGAGGAAGTCTCCGCCTATTCCACGCAGGTGAACCTCGATTACGAATATCCCCCTACAGTGGTGGGGATCCTGAAGTTCCGTGGAGGAGCAGTGGGCAAGGTGTCCTCCATCCTGGAAGGGCGCTTCCCCTATCTGTTCAACATCGACCTACTGGGAGAGAAGGGAAGCATCCGGGATAACCGGATCTGGGCTCCGGAGCTCTTTGAAGGATCCACAGGGTGGGTGGAAGTTCCCACCATCCGACCCGACTCCGGCGACGTGACCCATCATCCGTTCCAAGGAGAGATCGCGCATTTCGGGGACTGCATCGCCTCCGGCACGGAATCGTTCGTAAACCTGGCTGACGCGGCTAAGACTCACGCCGTCTGCTACGCCCTGGACCGCAGCGCCGCGCTGGGCAGGCCGGTAAAGTTGGAGCAGATCTATGAAGAGATGCAATGA